One part of the Ornithodoros turicata isolate Travis chromosome 2, ASM3712646v1, whole genome shotgun sequence genome encodes these proteins:
- the LOC135386423 gene encoding uncharacterized protein LOC135386423: MTDNSAAEKFALKSVWPGATQLLCHFHVAQAEWRWLTATKNHVGHDERRKVMSVFQEIMYADTLEKLEAAKEKLAQLTHSAYVQRIRNFLHTEEEWVLLFRSGLTTRGHNTNNFAEASIRILKDIVLCRTKAFNAAALVDFTASTWEEYFQKRILKFAYNRTASGHLLYHSLLKRMPEDASSMIKKTGNNVYEVPSTKNDSTCYEVITDVGSCTCPAGTQGAFCKHQALVHRTYGGIFPNAPTLSTHDRYNLGKLALGDKCPPLAFFSDLRDTSNDNSNNSTGSELQSLNDDPPQDVPPEPQSQEASLHQLPLPSAPQSNTEILVRE, translated from the exons ATGACCGACAACTCTGCTGCAGAGAAGTTTGCCCTGAAATCTGTATGGCCTGGAGCTACACAGCTGTTGTGCCACTTCCATGTAGCACAGGCTGAATGGAGGTGGCTGACAGCAACGAAGAACCATGTGGgtcatgatgaaagaaggaaagtgATGTCGGTCTTTCAAGAG ATAATGTATGCAGACACATTAGAGAAGCTTGAAGCAGCTAAGGAGAAGCTGGCGCAGCTCACGCACAGTGCATATGTGCAGAGGATAAGGAACTTTCTTCACACAGAAGAAGAGTGGGTGCTGCTTTTTCGCAGTGGGCTCACAACCCGTGGGCACAATACTAACAACTTCGCCGAAGCAAGCATTCGCATCCTAAAGGATATTGTACTGTGCCGCACAAAAGCATTCAATGCTGCAGCATTAGTGGACTTCACAGCATctacatgggaagaatattTTCAAAAACGCATCCTAAAATTTGCATACAATCGAACTGCATCTGGCCACCTCTTGTACCACAGCCTGCTGAAACGAATGCCAGAGGATGCATCTAGCATGATCAAGAAGACCGGAAACAACGTCTACGAGGTACCGAGTACAAAAAATGACAGTACCTGCTATGAAGTGATCACAGATGTAGGTAGTTGTACCTGTCCTGCTGGCACTCAAGGTGCATTTTGCAAACACCAGGCCTTAGTGCACAGAACATATGGTGGAATATTTCCAAATGCTCCGACTTTGTCCACACATGATCGCTACAATCTTGGGAAATTAGCCTTAGGGGACAAATGCCCACCTTTAGCATTCTTCAGTGACCTGCGGGACACCAGCAATGACAATTCTAACAATTCTACTGGAAGTGAACTACAAAGTCTCAACGATGATCCACCTCAAGATGTGCCGCCTGAACCTCAATCACAAGAAGCTTCGCTACATCAATTACCGCTGCCTTCGGCACCGCAAAGTAACACAGAAATCCTGGTACGTGAATAA